A single Kryptolebias marmoratus isolate JLee-2015 linkage group LG7, ASM164957v2, whole genome shotgun sequence DNA region contains:
- the b3gat3 gene encoding galactosylgalactosylxylosylprotein 3-beta-glucuronosyltransferase 3: MTTRMKLKLKTVFVLYFMVSLMGLVYALMQLGQRCDCSEHDLPKDRAISRLRDELHRLQAQIRKLEATKQPQKQPPKSSLPTIFVITPTYARLVQKAELTRLSQTFLHVPQLHWIVVEDSPHRTPLVAELLRKSGLAYTHLHVPTARERKLQEGDPSWLKPRGVEQRNEGLRWLREDRQDQNQQEVVYFADDDNTYSLQVFEEMRNTQRVSVWPVGLVGGMKYESPVVEGGKVTRFHTGWRPNRPFPMDMAGFAVSLRLVLANPEACFDGEAPMGFLESSLLKGLVTLDELEPKADDCTKVLVWHTRTEKPKMKREDAMQAQGLGSDPAVEV, translated from the exons ATGACAACCAGgatgaagctgaagctgaagactGTGTTTGTGCTCTACTTCATGGTCTCGCTGATGGGCCTGGTCTACGCACTGATGCAGCTGG GTCAGCGCTGCGACTGCTCAGAGCACGACCTGCCCAAAGACCGGGCCATATCGCGCCTGCGGGACGAGCTCCATCGCCTTCAGGCTCAGATCAGGAAGCTGGAGGCCACGAAGCAGCCCCAGAAACAGCCGCCCAAGTCCTCCCTGCCCACCATCTTCGTCATCACCCCCACATACGCGAG gctgGTTCAGAAGGCCGAGCTGACCCGCCTGTCCCAGACGTTCCTCCATGTCCCTCAGCTCCACTGGATCGTCGTGGAGGACTCGCCGCACAGGACGCCCCTCGTGGCCGAGCTCCTGAGGAAGAGCGGCCTGGCGTACACGCACCTCCACGTGCCCACCGCCAGGGAGCGCAAGCTGCAGGAG GGTGACCCCAGCTGGCTGAAGCCCCGCGGCGTCGAGCAGAGGAATGAGGGACTACGGTGGCTCAGGGAGGACAGacaggaccagaaccagcaggaggTGGTTTACTTCGCCGACGACGACAACACGTACAGCCTGCAGGTGTTTGAGGAG ATGCGGAACACGCAGCGGGTGTCCGTCTGGCCGGTGGGGCTCGTTGGCGGCATGAAGTACGAGAGCCCCGTGGTGGAAGGAGGGAAG GTGACTCGCTTCCACACCGGCTGGCGGCCCAACCGGCCTTTCCCCATGGACATGGCCGGCTTCGCCGTGTCCCTCAGGCTGGTCCTGGCCAATCCGGAGGCGTGCTTCGACGGGGAGGCGCCCATGGGCTTCCTGGAGAGCAGCCTCCTGAAGGGCCTGGTCACGCTGGACGAGCTGGAGCCCAAAGCCGATGACTGCACCAAG GTGCTTGTGTGGCACACCCGGACGGAGAAGCCGAAGATGAAGCGGGAGGACGCCATGCAGGCGCAGGGACTGGGTTCGGACCCGGCGGTGGAGGTCTGA